In the genome of Arthrobacter alpinus, the window TCGCCAGAGTTTGCCGGGGTCCAACCTGCTAGGAGTTCGGCCAGTGCTGCCGTGGTGGTTCCGGAGTCGAGCAGTATCGAGGCCGTAGGGGCGTTGGGAACCAAGGCAATTGCGGCGGCGGCAATGCGCTGCTTCTCATCCAAGCGTTGGCTTTGGCGTTCGCTCAGGCTCAGCTCCGAACGGGTGAGCCGGTCTGTGCCAACTGCACCGCCGTGAACCCGGCGCAGCTGGTTGGAGTCCTCGAGGGCTGCCAGATCGCGGCGGACGGTTTCCTGGGTGACGGAGAAGAGTTCGGCCAAGTCATTGACGCTGACGCGCCCCTGGGCGTTGACGAGTTCTGCAATTCGTCGGTACCGTTCCTCGGCAAACATAGCGGTCCTTCCGCAGCGACTCTGATGCGTGACGGGTGTCACAAGATGTTGATTTGAATGACTCTATCTGTGTTTATCTTTGTTTGTCAACGCAATTCCCACATAAACACAGATTTGGCTTGCGTGGCGCTTCGTGACAGCTGCGGGAATCGCCCATTAAAACAAACAACCCACACTCACTCACCACACATCACAGGTGTTCCGTGACGTGTGGTGAGTGAGTGTGGGCGGATTGCCTGCAGCCTGCGGCCGTTAGTTTGCCTGGAAGATCTGAACCACCGAGGGGCGGGGCGCCCGCACCTTGCCGGGGGCCGGCGTCGAACCTTGGGCCACGTAGTCAGGGAAGAAGGAGCTGTGCGCGCCGTAGCTGCCGTCTTCACCCGGGTGTTGCACGGCAACAAAGGCCATGGACTCGTCATCGTGGATGAGCGGCCCACAGGTCTCGGCGTCGCGCGGCATGGAGGCGAATTGCTGGACGTTGCCGCGGTTCCGGCCCTCCAAGCCCACCTTGAACAGGCCATCGTTGTAGCCAATCACTGAAGGTGCGCCATCCGTGGAGATCCACAGGTTGCCCTGAGTGTCGAAGGCAAGGTTGTCGGGGCAGGAGATGGGGCTGACCTTGTCGGCCGGGAAACCGCTGAAGTATGTTTGCGTGTTCTTGGCAGGATCGCCACAGAGCAACAGCAGACTCCAATTGAACGTAGTTGCGGTTGAATCCCCGCGGCGTTCGGTGATCTCCACAACGTGGCCATCCCGGTTTTCGGTCCGGGGGTTCGCCTCATCGGCGGCAGCCTGGCCGGGAAGGCCCCGCTTGGTGTTGTTGGTGCAGGCCACATAAACCTTGCCGGTTTGCAGGTTTGGCTGCACATCCTCGCAACGGTCCATCTTGGTGGCCCCAGCCTTGTCGGCGGCCAGGCGGGTGTAAACCAAAACCTCCTGGACGCTCATGCCCGCAATGACACTCTTACCGTTGAGCACCAGGGGAAGCCACTGGCCGGAGCCATCAAACTTTCCATCGGCCGGAACCGTGCCGGAGCCGTCGATCTCCACGGCCGAGTTGCCGGCGAACTGGGCAACGTAAAGGTCGCCCTCGTTCAGCAGCGTCATGTTGTGGGCCCTGTTGTTCTTCTTGTACTTGTTCTTGGAGACGAACTTGTACAGGTAATCAAAACGCTCATCGTCACCTGAGTAGGCCACCACCTTGCCATTGTCGGCGACGATGACGTTGGCGCCCTCATGCTTGAAGCGGCCAAGGCTCGTGTGCTTCTTCGGAGTGGAGTTCGGGTCTTCGGGATCGATCTCCACGATGTAGCCGAAACGGTTGGGTTCGTTGCGGTAGTCCTCGCCACGGGCATCAAAACGAGGATCCTCGAGCTCCCAGCCCATGCCCGTGGCGGCGTTGCCCAGGCCATAGCGGCGGTCCTCGACGCTGGTTCCGTTCGTGCGGAAGAAGCCGTTGAAGTTTTCCTCGCCAGAGAGGATGGTTCCCCACGGTGTTGTGCCACCGGAACAGTTGCCCAGGGTGCCGAACACCTTGGTGCCGGTGGGATCGGCGGCGGTCTTGACGAAGTCGGAGCCGGCCAGGGGCCCGGTCAGCTCAAATTCGGTATCCATGGTGACGCGGCGGTTCAACCCTCCACCGCGGACATAGCTCCATGGCTGGCCCTTCTTCTTGCGCTCCAGTTCCACCACTGTCATTCCGACGGCGTTGCGGAAGATGTTGCGACGCTCGGCTTCCTCGGCGGCAGAGGCGGGGGCGGCAGGGAACATGATCTGCGGGTTCACGTATTCGTGGTTGCAGACCAACAGGCCCTTCTTGCCGTTGGGTTGGCGCAGTATCTCCAGGTAATCGTTGTTGTACCCAAACTGACCGGCCTGAGCGGCAGCATTCTGGTTTGCGAAGTCGAAGTCGGGGGCTTCGTTGAAGATGGGATCGCCCCAGCGGATGATCGGCGACCAATCAAAACCAGCGGGCACATTGAAGCTGTCCACGGACGCATCCACGGGCGCAATGGGCGTGAACCCAAACTTGCCACCCTTGCCGCTATGGCCAACGCCGTTGTTGCCCTGGGAATTTTGACCCTGGCCGTTGCCTTGAACCAGCACCGCGGCGCTCAACGCACCGGCCAAGCCAATGCCAAGAGCCGATCGGCGCGAGAATTCCGTGGAGGCAATGTCGCGAAAGTAGTTGTTGGCGGAGGTGTTACACACGGCCTTGGAGCAAGCGTTGTCACACTTGAGGCTGCAGGTCACGGCGCTGCGCTTCCCTCGCGTGTGGCCGAGCATGGGCAGGAGCTTCTTCAAATCGTTCATGGCAAACCTTCTATCGGTGGGTGCGTTGCGCCCAGAATGTCAGCCCGGAATAACGAAAAGGAGGTGTTTGGTTGAACCGCCGGTTAACGCGATGCCAATCATGTGAGTCGGGCAGGTATTTGGGTGGGTAGTCTTGGCCCATGGATACGGTTGCGTGGTCCCGGCCCGAAGGCGAGCGTGCAGGCACCCCGCTGCTCCTGATGCTTCACGGCTACGGATCAGATGAAGGCCGCATGAAAGCCCTTTTTGCTGACCTGCCGAAGGGATTCACCTGCGCGGCGCCGCGGGCGCCAAAAGACATCTCAGGTGACTACGGTTGGTTCCTGCTGGACTACTTCCTAGCCAACGACTTCGCCGAGGTGGTGGGTGCGGCGTCGGCCGTTCTTAGCTGGCTTGATACTGTCATGGCCCGGTACGCGTTCAGCAGCGTATCCGTCCTGGGTTACTCGCAGGGCATGGCCATGGCCACCACACTCATGCGGTTCCGCCCGCGGGCCTTCAGCGCAGGAGTGGGGCTGTCCGGCTTTGTCCTGCGCAATGAACTTCTTGCCACGATGGAGCCGTTGGAACACCGGATTCCGTTTTACTGGGCCCGTGACAGGGCCGATCTGGTCATCAACCCGGACGCCACCGCCTTCACGGCAGGCTGGCTCGCCACCAACACTGAACTTTCCGCTGCCAATTATGACGGCATGGGCCACAACACCCGTGCCGATGAGCTGGCCGACGTCTCATCATTTTTGACTGCACACATACCCGGCTCCTTCGTTCCCAGTAGTTAGGGTGTGCCAGATGCCGAAGCCATTGGATCGCTGCCGCCGGCACCATCCCCTTTGTTCTGGAACCGTGGCTCTAGAACCAAGTACGACGCCGTTCCTCCCTCTGCGCTCGCAGGCGGGACTGCCACTAGTCCGCCAGGCGGCTTTCGCCTCAGAGTGAACGCCGAGTTCCGTTCAGGAATGACGGCTACCCTTGAGACACAGACTCAGCAGGGAGAATCCATGGCAAGCAAAGACCTTAACCACGTAGGAATGCCGCCCGGTCCCGGCTTTGCGCGATCGGCGGGCAAGGTTAATCCGGCGGTACAGATTGCTGCTGACGCGGCATTCGATAAGCAGGGGCGACCCGCCCCCGCAATCCACAACATGCTGCTCAAGGCTGTTGAGGTTCAGCGGCCCCTGGTGCTGGCGAACTTGCGACGCCTGCGCAAACGCTACCCGCACGCAACCGCCTACGAACTCAGCCAGCGGTTGGAGCGCGACTTCCTTAACGGTGTGGGCTCCGGCGGTGCCGCCATTGGTGCCACTGCAATCATTCCGGGTGTGGGAACTGTGGTGGCGCTGTCCATTTCGGCCGCCGCAACTCTTGTGTTCTTGGAAGCGACGGCACTCTACGCGCAATCCATTGCCGAACTCCACGGGGTCCGGCTGCAGGATCCGCAGAGCGCCCAACTCACCGTCATGGCCATCATTCTCGGTGAAGAAGGTCAGGCCATGTTGACGGGGCTGACAGGCCACGCACTGGGGACCGGAAAAACGCCCATGCAGGCGTGGGGCAAGACCGTGAGCAAGAGCCTTCCGCTGACCACCGTCAAGAGCCTCGTAGGGCCCATGCAAAAAATGTTCCTCAAGAAAATGGCCGCCAAGGGCAGCGTATCCATTGTGGGCAAGGCACTGCCGTTTGGCATTGGTGCGGCCGTTGGTGGAATCGGCAACTACATGATGGGCAAGGCGGTTATCGCCTCGGCAAATCGCGCATTTGGGCCGGCCCCCATGGAAATTCCGGCGCTGCTCCTCGCAGAACTCGAGGCGACCAGCAAACAGCCCAAGCTTCCGAAGGCCCTAAAACCACCGAAGGCCGCGCGCCGCTCGAAGTGACTGCCC includes:
- a CDS encoding PhoX family protein; its protein translation is MNDLKKLLPMLGHTRGKRSAVTCSLKCDNACSKAVCNTSANNYFRDIASTEFSRRSALGIGLAGALSAAVLVQGNGQGQNSQGNNGVGHSGKGGKFGFTPIAPVDASVDSFNVPAGFDWSPIIRWGDPIFNEAPDFDFANQNAAAQAGQFGYNNDYLEILRQPNGKKGLLVCNHEYVNPQIMFPAAPASAAEEAERRNIFRNAVGMTVVELERKKKGQPWSYVRGGGLNRRVTMDTEFELTGPLAGSDFVKTAADPTGTKVFGTLGNCSGGTTPWGTILSGEENFNGFFRTNGTSVEDRRYGLGNAATGMGWELEDPRFDARGEDYRNEPNRFGYIVEIDPEDPNSTPKKHTSLGRFKHEGANVIVADNGKVVAYSGDDERFDYLYKFVSKNKYKKNNRAHNMTLLNEGDLYVAQFAGNSAVEIDGSGTVPADGKFDGSGQWLPLVLNGKSVIAGMSVQEVLVYTRLAADKAGATKMDRCEDVQPNLQTGKVYVACTNNTKRGLPGQAAADEANPRTENRDGHVVEITERRGDSTATTFNWSLLLLCGDPAKNTQTYFSGFPADKVSPISCPDNLAFDTQGNLWISTDGAPSVIGYNDGLFKVGLEGRNRGNVQQFASMPRDAETCGPLIHDDESMAFVAVQHPGEDGSYGAHSSFFPDYVAQGSTPAPGKVRAPRPSVVQIFQAN
- a CDS encoding alpha/beta hydrolase, which codes for MDTVAWSRPEGERAGTPLLLMLHGYGSDEGRMKALFADLPKGFTCAAPRAPKDISGDYGWFLLDYFLANDFAEVVGAASAVLSWLDTVMARYAFSSVSVLGYSQGMAMATTLMRFRPRAFSAGVGLSGFVLRNELLATMEPLEHRIPFYWARDRADLVINPDATAFTAGWLATNTELSAANYDGMGHNTRADELADVSSFLTAHIPGSFVPSS